The Mesotoga sp. UBA6090 region CGAACCAGCCATCGAAGTCGTAGCAGTCTGCGGGAGTGGCTACCACTGTGGCTTCAGTTCCATAAACATACTCACCACCGCCAGTAGCCATTCCGCCTTCTTCAGGTATGACACTAACAGTAACATTGTACTCCTGGAGGAAGTGTGCTACGAAAGCTCTGTTAGCATTGACAACGAATTCGAGCGGATTATCTGAACCGATGGATACTCCATTCTCAGTCCACTCAACGAACTTGAATCCCTCAGCAGCTAAAGCTGTTAGTGAAGCTGTGTCGCCAAAAAGATATGAACCGGCACCTGTTACCGTGCCGCCATTTTCGGGATCAACCGAAGCTATTATATTGAAAGATTCCTTATCAAAAAAAGCAGTTGCCAATATGGAATCTTTCAACATGATTTCTTTAACGCTTTCGTTAAAGCTTCCCAGACCCTCAACTTCCCATTTGTCGAAATAATAGCCTTCTGCTGGCGTCGCTGTAAGTGTCACGGTAGTCCCATACTTGAAAACGTGTTCACCTACGTCAGGATCAGTTTCCCCTAAGCCCTGGATAGCAACAGTAAGAGTTACATCGATCTTTTTTAGACATCCAGTCAGGAGAAAAGCAAGGCCAATAAACAGAATAAGAATCAGAAGAACACGAGACCGTCTTGCCACCTTGAACACCCCCTAAGAAGCGTTTGTTTGTAACAATTTATATTTCTAGAACAATATCAGCAAAATCGTTAAAGCATTCCGGACTATGAACCACAAACGCACAAAAGCACTACTCTGATTTTATCACGTTTACAGAATCCATGTCAAATATATAACCTCTCTCAAAAAGCCGACAGGGATTCCTTATCAAATTGATGCAGCAAGGATCTGAGTAATATTGTACACTTTCTAATGCCAAATACCAAATGAGTTGGCATACACCTTCCATTTTCTTTACTAATGAGTGCAATTCCTTCTGATTTATTTGTGAGTACGTTACAGCAGGCTGTATTACCAGGGTGGTATAATCATAAGAATTCAAAAGCGACAAACTTTGTGTGGCCTGGGGTGAATGTATGAAACGAACACTATTTCTGCTTATGGTTCTTACTCTTGCTTGTCTTTCGGCGAACGCCTCGGTGATTATTGACTTTTTCGGAGTTTCCACCTGTCAGGAGTGCTTC contains the following coding sequences:
- a CDS encoding InlB B-repeat-containing protein — encoded protein: MARRSRVLLILILFIGLAFLLTGCLKKIDVTLTVAIQGLGETDPDVGEHVFKYGTTVTLTATPAEGYYFDKWEVEGLGSFNESVKEIMLKDSILATAFFDKESFNIIASVDPENGGTVTGAGSYLFGDTASLTALAAEGFKFVEWTENGVSIGSDNPLEFVVNANRAFVAHFLQEYNVTVSVIPEEGGMATGGGEYVYGTEATVVATPADCYDFDGWF